GTTACTTGCTATTTAACTTGTTAACATGGGACCTCCATTTTCTATCTTTGACTGCTCTCAATGTAGATTGCTTGGTAATCATTTGGTTTCTCAGTTTTGCTTGAATGCTAAAGGTGAACAAACTTAATTGCCATTAAGTAATATGTTTAACTCGCAGATACCGTGCACTGATCACTAATTAATTATAGATACACACTACATAATCTGGTTTTAGTACAATGAAATGAAGGATAGATCATAGAGAGATCCAATTAGGGTTGTAGATAGCTTGGTCGTGCCATGAAGCTTCATGCAGTGAGAAGAGAACTTCATACATCGGGTTTTACCGTGTTGGTTCGACTCATATTTGCTCTGCGTGTGACAAGCACATAGTAAACGCCCATTGCCATAAAGACTGCAAATGCTAAACCGAACATAATGCCAGCAACCCCACCAGCTCCGAATCTCGCTCGCCCATTCTGTGATGTAGAGAATCTGCTCTCGTGTGCTTCTGTTGATCGTACTTGAGCTGCCACAGGCAATGGTGAGCAATTGGATTCAACACATGGGTCTTTGGCATTGGGGTTTTGGGACGTTGGATGGAAAAAATTGTATGCTGAAGGTGAAAACGCCGTCGGGTTTTCTTTGGCAAGGCCGTGGGGGGCTCTTTCCTCGGCAAAAGCAACGGAGAGAAACGTCAGAGAAGCGAAGAAGAGAAAGATAGAAACCCTATAAGCCATTTTTTCTCTCTTGCTAATGTATGTAGTAGTAGTTAGTCTTTTCGTATGAAACTTTTGGGTGCATTAGTGTGGCTTTTATAAGGTCCGAGGAGGGAGTGGTTGTCGCTTCGCTTGGACTAGAATTTTGGTGATG
This window of the Malus domestica chromosome 03, GDT2T_hap1 genome carries:
- the LOC103422926 gene encoding uncharacterized protein; the protein is MAYRVSIFLFFASLTFLSVAFAEERAPHGLAKENPTAFSPSAYNFFHPTSQNPNAKDPCVESNCSPLPVAAQVRSTEAHESRFSTSQNGRARFGAGGVAGIMFGLAFAVFMAMGVYYVLVTRRANMSRTNTVKPDV